In one window of Microbacterium sp. PM5 DNA:
- the rpsJ gene encoding 30S ribosomal protein S10 — protein sequence MAGQKIRIRLKSYDHEVIDTSARKIVDTVTRAGATVVGPVPLPTEKNVVCVIRSPHKYKDSREHFEMRTHKRLIDIIDPTPKAVDSLMRLDLPADVNIEIKL from the coding sequence ATGGCGGGACAGAAGATCCGCATTCGCCTGAAGTCGTATGACCACGAGGTCATCGACACGTCGGCGCGCAAGATCGTCGACACGGTGACCCGCGCAGGCGCCACCGTCGTGGGCCCCGTGCCCCTTCCGACCGAGAAGAACGTCGTGTGCGTCATCCGGTCGCCCCACAAGTACAAGGACAGCCGCGAGCACTTCGAGATGCGCACCCACAAGCGCCTCATCGACATCATCGACCCGACGCCCAAGGCCGTCGACTCGCTGATGCGCCTCGACCTCCCGGCCGACGTCAACATCGAGATCAAGCTCTGA
- the rplC gene encoding 50S ribosomal protein L3 → MAHINEKVSKGLLGTKLGMTQVWDENGKLVPVTVIEVAPNVVTQVRTPERDGYNAVQIAYGQIDPRKVNKPQTAHFEAAGVTPRRHLTEVRTADAADYSLGQELTVDATFEAGQLVDVVGTSKGKGTAGVMKRHNFKGVSASHGAHRNHRKPGSIGASSTPSRVFKGMRMAGRMGGERVTVLNLTVHAVDAEKGLLLVKGAVPGARGRIVYVRNAVKGA, encoded by the coding sequence ATGGCACACATCAACGAAAAGGTTTCCAAGGGCCTGCTCGGCACGAAGCTCGGCATGACCCAGGTCTGGGACGAGAACGGCAAGCTCGTTCCCGTCACCGTCATCGAGGTGGCCCCCAACGTGGTCACCCAGGTGCGCACGCCGGAGCGCGACGGCTACAACGCCGTCCAGATCGCCTACGGCCAGATCGACCCCCGCAAGGTCAACAAGCCCCAGACGGCCCACTTCGAGGCCGCGGGCGTGACCCCCCGCCGCCACCTCACCGAGGTGCGCACCGCGGATGCCGCTGACTACTCACTCGGTCAGGAGCTCACCGTGGACGCCACCTTCGAGGCCGGCCAGCTGGTCGACGTCGTCGGCACCAGCAAGGGCAAGGGCACCGCGGGTGTCATGAAGCGCCACAACTTCAAGGGTGTCTCCGCCTCGCACGGTGCGCACCGCAACCACCGCAAGCCCGGCTCGATCGGCGCCTCGTCGACGCCGAGCCGCGTCTTCAAGGGCATGCGCATGGCCGGCCGTATGGGTGGCGAGCGCGTGACCGTCCTCAACCTCACGGTGCACGCCGTCGACGCCGAGAAGGGTCTGCTGCTCGTCAAGGGCGCCGTCCCCGGTGCGCGCGGCCGCATCGTCTACGTCCGCAACGCAGTGAAGGGTGCCTGA
- the rplD gene encoding 50S ribosomal protein L4, whose amino-acid sequence MADSTLALDVHSPSGKKAGSVALPAALFDVKTNIPLIHQVVVAQLAAARQGTHSTKRRGEVSGAGRKPFKQKGTGNARQGSIRAPHMTGGGIVHGPKPRDYSQRTPKKMIAAALLGALSDRARGGRLHVVDSFGIEGAPSTKAAAAVLAELAPTKNVLVVIERGDELSVKSVRNLAYVHVLSFDQLNAYDVLVSDDIVFTKAAYDAFVASKSATTEEVSA is encoded by the coding sequence ATGGCTGACTCGACTCTCGCGCTCGACGTCCACAGCCCCAGCGGCAAGAAGGCCGGCTCGGTCGCTCTTCCCGCTGCGCTGTTCGACGTCAAGACGAACATCCCGCTGATCCACCAGGTCGTCGTCGCGCAGCTCGCGGCGGCTCGCCAGGGCACGCACTCGACCAAGCGTCGTGGCGAGGTCTCCGGTGCCGGCCGCAAGCCCTTCAAGCAGAAGGGCACGGGTAACGCCCGTCAGGGCTCCATCCGCGCGCCGCACATGACCGGTGGTGGCATCGTCCACGGCCCGAAGCCGCGCGACTACTCGCAGCGCACCCCCAAGAAGATGATCGCCGCCGCCCTTCTGGGCGCGCTGAGCGACCGTGCTCGCGGTGGCCGTCTGCACGTCGTCGACTCCTTCGGCATCGAGGGCGCCCCGTCGACCAAGGCCGCTGCGGCCGTCCTCGCCGAGCTCGCTCCGACCAAGAACGTCCTGGTCGTCATCGAGCGTGGCGACGAGCTGTCGGTCAAGAGCGTTCGCAACCTCGCGTACGTCCACGTCCTCAGCTTCGACCAGCTGAACGCCTACGACGTGCTCGTCTCCGACGACATCGTCTTCACCAAGGCCGCCTACGACGCGTTCGTCGCGTCCAAGAGCGCCACCACCGAGGAGGTCTCGGCATGA
- the rplW gene encoding 50S ribosomal protein L23 codes for MNVSLNKDPRDIILKPVVSEKSYGLIDEGKYTFLVDPRSSKTEIKLAIEKIFGVKVAAVNTLNRAGKSRRTRFGTGKRKDTKRAIVTLKSGTIDIFTAVG; via the coding sequence ATGAACGTCTCCCTCAACAAGGACCCGCGCGACATCATCCTGAAGCCGGTCGTCTCGGAGAAGAGCTACGGGCTCATCGACGAGGGCAAGTACACCTTCCTGGTGGACCCGCGCTCCTCGAAGACCGAGATCAAGCTCGCGATCGAGAAGATCTTCGGCGTCAAGGTCGCCGCGGTCAACACGCTCAACCGCGCGGGCAAGTCCCGCCGCACCCGCTTCGGCACCGGTAAGCGCAAGGACACCAAGCGCGCCATCGTCACGCTCAAGTCGGGCACCATCGACATCTTCACGGCCGTCGGCTGA